One Glycine soja cultivar W05 chromosome 2, ASM419377v2, whole genome shotgun sequence genomic region harbors:
- the LOC114404008 gene encoding protein DETOXIFICATION 45, chloroplastic-like: MVMEATHFTTSQYQYHIDGGFTRRPFMRMRKRSHISYGYGPHFLRRSLYVPFIALGPKAKAKAEAEAEAEASSFSSVDVRRELISLTLPALASQAIDPLAQLMETAYIGRLGTVELASAGVSISIFNIISKLFNIPLLSVATSFVAEDIAKASSTADAKTKQQLSSVSTALLLALVLGFFEALALYLGSGAFLHLIGVSTQNPTYVPARHFLSLRAVGAPAVVLSLSLQGIFRGFKDTKTPVICLGIGNFSAVFLFPLLMYYFRLGVTGAAISTVISQYIGTMLMIWCLNKRAELLPPKMGDLQFGSYIKSGGFLLGRTLSVLSTMTLGTSMAARHGPVAMAAHQICMQVWLAVSLLTDALAASGQALIASSVSRHEYKVAKEVTSLVLRIGLVMGICLTAILGASFGSLATIFTQDTEVLQVIRTLALFVSASQPFNALAYIFDGLHYGVSDFRYAAFSMMFVGAVSSAFLVFAPPLFGLQGVWLGLGLFMALRAAAGAVRLLSKNGPWWFLHRFTNCRGGLISL; the protein is encoded by the exons ATGGTCATGGAGGCTACCCATTTCACCACCTctcaatatcaatatcatatTGATGGAGGCTTCACCAGAAGACCCTTCATGCGCATGCGCAAGCGTAGCCATATCAGTTACGGTTATGGCCCCCACTTCCTGCGCCGAAGCCTCTACGTGCCGTTCATAGCACTTGGTCCCAAAGCCAAAGCCAAAGCCGAAGCCGAAGCCGAAGCCGAAGCCTCTTCCTTCTCTTCTGTGGATGTGAGACGAGAGCTTATATCGCTGACTCTGCCTGCCCTTGCCAGTCAGGCAATTGACCCCTTAGCACAGTTGATGGAAACCGCCTACATTGGTCGACTTGGCACTGTTGAATTGGCTTCTGCCGGCGTTTCCATATCCATCTTTAACATCATTTCTAAGCTTTTTAATATCCCCCTTCTAAGTGTTGCTACTTCCTTTGTTGCCGAGGACATTGCCAAGGCTTCCTCCACTGCAGAtgccaaaacaaaacaacaactcTCCTCTGTCTCCACTGCTTTGCTATTGGCACTCGTCCTTGGCTTTTTTGAGGCTTTAGCTTTATATCTGGGATCTGGAGCATTTCTACATTTAATTGGTGTTTCTACT CAAAATCCAACATATGTTCCCGCACGACactttctctctttaagagctGTTGGCGCTCCTGCTGTTGTACTTTCTTTGTCTCTTCAAGGCATTTTCCGCGGTTTTAAGGATACAAAAACTCCTGTTATATGTCTAG GCATTGGTAACTTTTCAGCTGTCTTTTTATTTCCCTTACTTATGTATTACTTTCGGTTGGGTGTAACTGGTGCGGCCATTTCCACAGTTATCTCTCA ATATATTGGGACCATGTTGATGATCTGGTGTCTGAATAAGCGAGCTGAGTTACTACCTCCAAAGATGGGAGACCTGCAATTTGGCAGTTATATTAAATCTG GTGGTTTCCTTCTTGGAAGAACACTTTCTGTTCTTTCAACCATGACATTGGGGACATCAATGGCTGCTCGACATGGTCCAGTAGCTATGGCGGCACATCAGATATGTATGCAAGTGTGGTTGGCTGTTTCCCTTCTTACAGATGCATTGGCTGCATCTGGTCAG gcCCTTATTGCAAGTTCTGTATCCAGACATGAATACAAAGTTGCGAAGGAAGTTACTAGTTTGGTATTAAGG ATTGGACTGGTAATGGGTATTTGCTTGACTGCAATTCTGGGTGCATCGTTTGGATCTTTAGCCACCATTTTTACTCAGGACACTGAAGTCTTGCAGGTGATCAGAACTCTGGCGTTG TTTGTTAGTGCTTCTCAACCATTTAATGCACTGGCCTATATTTTTGATGGTCTCCATTATGGTGTTTCTGATTTCCGATATGCTGCTTTCTCCATG ATGTTTGTGGGAGCAGTCTCCTCTGCATTCTTGGTATTTGCACCTCCACTTTTTGGCCTTCAGGGCGTATGGCTGGGCTTAGGTCTCTTCATGGCTCTTCGTGCGGCAGCTGGTGCTGTCAG ATTACTATCAAAGAATGGCCCTTGGTGGTTTCTACACAGATTTACAAATTGCAGAG GTGGTCTCATAAGCCTTTAG